A single Amphiprion ocellaris isolate individual 3 ecotype Okinawa chromosome 1, ASM2253959v1, whole genome shotgun sequence DNA region contains:
- the atxn1l gene encoding ataxin-1-like — protein sequence MKPAQERNQECLPPKKRDLPISNSSGAGGTGGGGAAAGGGSIAGGIVGGSIGEDEVVSTQNSAPNSDTQGATPSAEWLRAQPGLHYGVENSDGIPAVPVDQYSMLYKVALPSVTYAPTSLHPVLSHISPAYTVHSPLLQHPGLPYPPLGYAQIPHSSLQFVSSPYAAVPYALPPGFVPGSLISPSGTIPQPHAVSHLVPYPSVIQEGVVSPPPPPQVATHTFAKVAASSGVPLMLPSEQAAQQHLGTVGVLPAAELSSRGMPVYYHPQGVRAPATRDSHSSQQENEPEMNGGDKEQGVREAVLESAYTARNTRLLQVASSSAAQEHSQDKILQNRRLEERSSPGQRSTPDSDLEVQQVVGRLASSSQGGSGVRKEVSFAPLNLSQGGQRARDVHGESKGVVSARTGYMAQPASYSDHRVSSLPQQTGQPGHAVMLANGQPVLIPLEYPPHQPPQQHYPGQANDASASHASTTMASSSSFKSSDSLARVCLPERAEPTTAQPQLPLQPPVQPTTEVTQALASSLTPVSTPCNPSHFMKGAIIQLATGELKRVEDLQTQDFVRSAEVSGGLKIDSSLVMDIRPSQQRPGLVSLHFTVGEQQSKVTIDVPPEHPFFVFGQGWSSCSPERTAQLYGLTCHHLQVGDMCVSITLQQQLQPQQQKQPQHHHSQQQQQQQQQQQNLSRTLSKTSATGPGHQLMGPPAPQQSRPQSHFRMDRIHRERQRDGEKEVVDKEEVTHLGVVGHTEIPIRPSRTSAEHPRSHSSYHLHTEGSAFAEAGIGAMQAALGASQRRWSSPGLQRHSMKGDEGPRPQIITSGHTRPSFITQEVKLSIEGRSNAGK from the exons ATGAAACCAGCTCAGGAGCGCAACCAGGAGTGCCTGCCTCCAAAGAAGAGGGACCTTCCCATTAGTAACAGCAGTGGAGCTGGAGGGACAGGGGGAGGTGGGGCTGCAGCAGGAGGTGGCAGCATTGCTGGTGGCATTGTTGGTGGTAGTATTGGAGAAGATGAAGTGGTTTCTACCCAGAACTCTGCACCCAACAGTGACACTCAGGGAGCGACCCCATCAGCAGAGTGGCTGCGAGCTCAACCAGGGCTTCATTATGGAGTGGAAAATTCAGACGGCATACCAGCAGTGCCCGTTGACCAATACAGTATGCTCTACAAAGTGGCCCTTCCTTCTGTTACCTACGCACCTACCAGTCTTCACCCAGTGTTAAGCCACATCTCTCCAGCCTATACTGTACACTCTCCTCTCCTGCAGCATCCAGGCCTTCCCTATCCTCCTCTTGGTTATGCACAGATCCCTCATTCCTCTCTCCAGTTTGTTAGCTCCCCTTATGCAGCGGTACCTTATGCTCTGCCCCCTGGCTTTGTCCCGGGATCATTAATCTCTCCCTCAGGCACCATCCCTCAGCCTCATGCTGTGTCCCACCTGGTTCCTTATCCATCTGTCATACAGGAAGGTGTTGTTTCCCCACCTCCCCCGCCCCAGGTAGCTACTCATACCTTTGCCAAAGTTGCAGCCTCAAGTGGTGTCCCACTGATGCTGCCTTCAGAGCAAGCTGCCCAGCAGCACCTTGGTACTGTTGGAGTCCTGCCTGCAGCAGAGCTCAGCTCTCGAGGGATGCCGGTCTACTACCATCCTCAGGGTGTCAGGGCTCCTGCCACCAGAGATTCTCACAGTTCCCAGCAGGAGAATGAACCAGAGATGAATGGAGGGGATAAAGAGCAAGGAGTCAGGGAGGCTGTACTAGAATCTGCCTACACTGCCAGAAATACACGTCTGCTGCAGGTagcatccagctctgcagcacaGGAACATAGCCAAGACAAAATCCTGCAGAACCGAAGGCTAGAAGAGAGAAGCTCACCTGGTCAGCGCAGCACTCCAGACAGCGACCTGGAG GTGCAGCAGGTGGTTGGCCGTTTGGCTTCCTCCAGCCAAGGAGGTAGTGGAGTGCGGAAAGAAGTCTCCTTTGCTCCCTTGAACCTCTCTCAGGGCGGCCAGAGAGCCAGAGATGTCCATGGAGAGAGCAAAGGTGTAGTTTCTGCCCGCACTGGGTACATGGCCCAGCCAGCGAGTTACAGTGATCACAGAGTAAGCAGTTTGCCGCAACAAACAGGACAACCAGGCCATGCAGTCATGCTGGCCAATGGGCAACCGGTTCTTATTCCTCTGGAGTATCCCCCGCACCAACCGCCACAGCAACACTACCCAGGACAGGCTAATGATGCCTCAGCCAGCCATGCTTCTACCACCATGGCCTCTAGCTCAAGCTTTAAATCCTCTGATTCTTTAGCCAGAGTGTGCCTCCCCGAAAGGGCAGAGCCAACCACAGCTCAGCCGCAGCTTCCCCTGCAGCCTCCAGTCCAGCCTACAACAGAGGTGACTCAGGCCTTAGCTTCAAGCCTCACTCCTGTCTCGACTCCCTGCAACCCATCGCACTTCATGAAGGGGGCAATTATTCAGCTGGCTACTGGGGAGCTGAAGCGTGTCGAGGACTTGCAGACTCAGGATTTTGTGCGTAGTGCCGAGGTGAGTGGGGGGCTTAAGATCGACTCCAGCTTGGTGATGGACATCCGTCCCAGCCAGCAGAGACCAGGTCTAGTGTCACTTCATTTTACTGTGGGGGAGCAGCAGAGCAAAGTGACCATAGATGTGCCCCCGGAGCACCCCTTTTTTGTGTTTGGCCAAGGATGGTCATCTTGCAGCCCTGAACGCACGGCACAACTCTACGGCTTGACCTGCCATCATCTACAAGTTGGAGACATGTGTGTGTCCATCAccttgcagcagcagcttcagccacagcagcagaaacaaccaCAGCACCATcattcacagcagcagcaacaacaacaacaacaacagcaaaacctGTCCAGGACTTTGAGTAAAACCAGTGCCACTGGACCTGGTCACCAGCTCATGGGGCCTCCTGCCCCTCAGCAGTCACGGCCTCAGTCTCATTTCAGGATGGACCGCAtccacagagaaagacagagggatGGAGAGAAAGAGGTGGTTGATAAGGAGGAAGTCACACATTTGGGGGTTGTTGGACACACCGAGATACCCATCAGACCTAGTAGGACCTCGGCAGAGCATCCAAGAAGCCACAGCAGTTACCACTTGCACACAGAGGGCTCTGCTTTTGCAGAGGCAGGAATAGGAGCAATGCAGGCAGCACTAGGTGCCTCTCAGAGGCGGTGGTCCTCACCTGGCCTCCAAAGACACAGTATGAAGGGAGACGAAGGGCCACGCCCTCAGATTATCACCTCTGGCCACACAAGACCTTCTTTCATCACCCAGGAGGTCAAACTGTCCATCGAGGGGCGCTCTAATGCAGGGAAGTAG